A DNA window from Doryrhamphus excisus isolate RoL2022-K1 chromosome 2, RoL_Dexc_1.0, whole genome shotgun sequence contains the following coding sequences:
- the eif4e1c gene encoding eukaryotic translation initiation factor 4E family member 1c isoform X2, with the protein MATSEPKAPETEEPQPPPPQPQPQPDSQVVSQEPYIKHPLQNKWALWYFKNDKSKSWTENLRLIYKFDTVEDFWALYNHIQQPSKLGIGCDYCLFKDGIKPMWEDDRNKLGGRWLITLNKQQRHNDLDRYWMETLLCLVGESFNEASEDVCGAVVNIRHKGDKLAIWTSNCQNRDAIMTIGQLYKDCLKIPIKAMLGYQSHDDTSSKSGSTTKNMYTV; encoded by the exons ATGGCGACATCGGAGCCG AAAGCACCCGAAACTGAAGAGCCgcaaccaccaccaccgcaaccacaaccacaacccgACAGCCAAGTTGTGAGCCAGGAACCGTACATCAAACACCCCTTGCAAAACAA ATGGGCCCTGTGGTATTTCAAAAACGACAAGAGCAAAAGCTGGACAGAGAATTTGCGTCTTATTTACAAGTTTGACACAGTGGAAGATTTCTGGGC GTTGTACAACCACATACAGCAGCCAAGCAAACTCGGTATTGGTTGTGATTATTGCTTATTCAAG GATGGGATCAAGCCCATGTGGGAGGACGACAGGAATAAACTGGGGGGTCGATGGCTGATCACCCTCAACAAACAGCAGAGGCACAATGACCTGGATCGCTACTGGATGGAGACG ctcCTATGTTTGGTCGGTGAGTCGTTCAATGAGGCGAGTGAAGACGTGTGCGGCGCCGTGGTCAACATCAGACATAAAGGCGACAAACTCGCCATCTGGACGAGTAATTGCCAAAACAGGGACGCCATCATGACGATAGG GCAACTTTATAAGGACTGTCTGAAGATCCCCATCAAAGCCATGCTGGGCTACCAGTCACATGACGACACGTCCAGCAAGAGCGGCTCCACCACCAAGAACATGTACACCGTTTGA
- the eif4e1c gene encoding eukaryotic translation initiation factor 4E family member 1c isoform X1, producing the protein MNSRESPLTRRRTHPELPLDTFKGNQKAPETEEPQPPPPQPQPQPDSQVVSQEPYIKHPLQNKWALWYFKNDKSKSWTENLRLIYKFDTVEDFWALYNHIQQPSKLGIGCDYCLFKDGIKPMWEDDRNKLGGRWLITLNKQQRHNDLDRYWMETLLCLVGESFNEASEDVCGAVVNIRHKGDKLAIWTSNCQNRDAIMTIGQLYKDCLKIPIKAMLGYQSHDDTSSKSGSTTKNMYTV; encoded by the exons ATGAACTCGCGAGAGTCTCCGTTAACTCGCCGACGTACTCACCCCGAGCTACCGCTAGATACATTCAAAGGAAACCAG AAAGCACCCGAAACTGAAGAGCCgcaaccaccaccaccgcaaccacaaccacaacccgACAGCCAAGTTGTGAGCCAGGAACCGTACATCAAACACCCCTTGCAAAACAA ATGGGCCCTGTGGTATTTCAAAAACGACAAGAGCAAAAGCTGGACAGAGAATTTGCGTCTTATTTACAAGTTTGACACAGTGGAAGATTTCTGGGC GTTGTACAACCACATACAGCAGCCAAGCAAACTCGGTATTGGTTGTGATTATTGCTTATTCAAG GATGGGATCAAGCCCATGTGGGAGGACGACAGGAATAAACTGGGGGGTCGATGGCTGATCACCCTCAACAAACAGCAGAGGCACAATGACCTGGATCGCTACTGGATGGAGACG ctcCTATGTTTGGTCGGTGAGTCGTTCAATGAGGCGAGTGAAGACGTGTGCGGCGCCGTGGTCAACATCAGACATAAAGGCGACAAACTCGCCATCTGGACGAGTAATTGCCAAAACAGGGACGCCATCATGACGATAGG GCAACTTTATAAGGACTGTCTGAAGATCCCCATCAAAGCCATGCTGGGCTACCAGTCACATGACGACACGTCCAGCAAGAGCGGCTCCACCACCAAGAACATGTACACCGTTTGA